A region from the Excalfactoria chinensis isolate bCotChi1 chromosome 11, bCotChi1.hap2, whole genome shotgun sequence genome encodes:
- the N4BP1 gene encoding NEDD4-binding protein 1 isoform X2 — translation MHCIFVGAQNMFLNSLIQDTCADITVLEIGLLSIKGGAEAVVMAQSQVQQFVKLFENNESLSSEYESDIKKQFRQFVEAHADKYTMDLLILPSSLKRELLTLMQTECCESADAIVDLTGSQNSAELLKDKTSKVVVTSRDGKTGNEEERNNAGTPVTELTKQMDNVFSDASETSFVPINVVPPLEAMTSKERQSCKRRFSDAEERLPKKQFSLENDQEVKTVSHNDPSKRDAVIDLISDSCDDLDDPSYCIREGDDISEEIEYKILVNFFRTMGYSQSIVEKVIGILGQSVEPLTLLEEIEKENLKFQKEQEWSSKTPGTTNLRLGSNANSSHKLEDEDIFCKKNPLKTSHTSNETRTEHHKTRDVPRTQVDAEDKMRVLECKPVSPGKSSATCCKQRDIYCPGKNHNSTSSDTETDGFVPLSPTQSGALKEIDFVARGSSDVRRTSAKSKTAVQQKTARPSPVQNSHPIPEERLGHCSSYQARSPNQHTSQTSNFENPTQAHVLSSEMHSTNLDREVGGSYRRQIDPSITGVQRFLESLKKPYRLELKNEPGKPYLKHIIIDGSNVAISHGLRKFFSCRGIAIAVDYFWKRGHRNITVFVPQWRTRRDPSITEQDFLTQLEDVGILSLTPSRMVLGARIASHDDRFLLHLADKTGGVIVTNDNFREFVTESFAWREIIQKRLLQYTFVGDIFMVPDDPLGRNGPRLDDFLQSEGPSRGFLSAQKALHSREQYSSESPFFMHVPNPTSSSQQPKNRAHGDRSAVWLPMDTDMKACLSIPPQRSASETVQLREALIKIFPDYEQRQKIDKILVDHPFMRDLNALSAMVLD, via the exons CGTGCTGGAAATAGGATTGCTTAGTATTAAAGGGGGTGCAGAAGCAGTTGTTATGGCTCAGAGTCAAGTTCAGCAGTTTGTGAAGCTTTTTGAGAATAATGAAAGTTTGTCAAGTGAATATGAATCGgatattaaaaagcaatttaggCAATTTGTGGAAGCACATGCAGATAAATATACAATGGATTTATTGATTTTGCCTAGCTCACTAAAAAGAGAACTCCTAACTCTGATGCAAACTGAGTGTTGTGAGTCAGCGGATGCTATAGTAGATCTTACAGGGTCCCAAAACTCAGCAGAGCTCTTAAAGGACAAAACCTCCAAAGTCGTTGTTAcaagcagagatggaaaaacagGGAATGAGGAGGAGAGAAACAATGCTGGGACTCCTGTAACTGAGCTTACAAAGCAAATGGACAACGTGTTTTCTGATGCTTCTGAAACAAGTTTTGTTCCCATAAATGTTGTGCCTCCATTAGAGGCAATGACATCTAAAGAAAGACAATCTTGTAAAAGACGATTTTCTGATGCTGAGGAACGTCTCCCTAAAAAGCAATTCTCTTTGGAAAATGACCAGGAAGTGAAGACCGTCTCGCACAATGATCCTTCCAAGAGGGATGCAGTTATTGATCTGATTTCAGATAGCTGTGATGACTTAGATGATCCCAGTTACTGTATAAGAGAAGGCGATGATATCAGTGAGGAAATAGAATATAAGATTCTTGTAAACTTTTTCAGAACGATGGGATATTCACAAAGTATTGTGGAAAAAGTCATCGGTATTCTAGGACAGTCTGTGGAACCCTTAACGCTGCTGgaagaaattgaaaaagaaaacttaaaatttCAAAAAGAACAAGAGTGGTCATCTAAAACACCTGGAACTACAAATCTACGTTTAGGAAGTAATGCAAATAGTTCACATAAACTAGAAGATGAAGACATTTTTTGCAAGAAAAATCCACTCAAAACCAGTCATACTTCAAATGAGACAAGAACAGAACATCACAAAACCAGAGATGTGCCAAGGACTCAAGTTGATGCAGAAGATAAAATGCGTGTATTGGAATGCAAACCTGTCTCTCCTGGTAAAAGTTCAGCTACATGCTGCAAACAAAGAGATATTTATTGTCCTGGTAAGAATCATAATTCAACATCGAGTGATACAGAAACTGATGGTTTTGTACCTCTCAGCCCTACGCAGTCTGGAGCTCTGAAAGAAATCGATTTTGTAGCCAGAGGGAGTTCAGATGTGCGCCGTACCTCAGCGAAGAGTAAAACTGCAGTTCAGCAAAAAACTGCAAGGCCCTCACCTGTGCAGAATAGTCATCCTATTCCAGAGGAGCGGTTGGGACACTGCAGCTCTTATCAAGCAAGATCTCCCAACCAACACACTTCTCAAACATCAAATTTTGAAAATCCCACCCAAGCGCATGTATTGTCTTCAGAGATGCATTCTACAAATCTCGATAGAGAGGTGGGTGGATCATACAGACGTCAGATTGATCCTTCCATTACTGGTGTCCAAAGATTTCTGGAATCTCTCAAAAAGCCGTACAGACTGGAGCTGAAAAATGAACCTGGGAAACCATATCTAAAACATATCATTATTGATGGAAGCAACGTTGCGATTTC TCATGGTTTAAGGAAGTTCTTCTCCTGTCGAGGAATTGCAATCGCTGTCGACTACTTTTGGAAACGTGGCCACAGAAACATTACTGTGTTTGTTCCACAGTGGAGAACGAGGCGTGATCCTTCCATTACAG AGCAGGATTTCTTAACACAGCTGGAAGATGTTGGAATATTGTCTTTAACCCCTTCAAGGATGGTGTTGGGAGCAAGGATTGCTTCTCATGACGACAG ATTTTTATTACATCTTGCTGATAAAACTGGAGGTGTTATTGTGACTAACGATAACTTCAGAGAATTTGTGACAGAATCATTTGCCTGGAGAGAAATTATTCAGAAAAG GTTGCTCCAGTACACTTTTGTTGGGGATATTTTTATGGTTCCTGATGATCCCTTGGGAAGAAATGGACCTAGATTAGATGACTTCCTTCAGAGTGAAGGCCCTTCTAG AGGCTTCCTGTCAGCACAAAAAGCTTTACACAGCAGAGAGCAATATTCTTCTGAGTCACCTTTCTTCATGCACGTTCCCAATCCAACCAGCAGCAGTCAACAGCCTAAAAATCGAGCACATGGTGATCGTTCAGCAGTGTGGCTTCCAATGGATACAGATATGAAGGCTTGTCTGTCAATTCCACCACAAAGATCTGCCTCAGAAACAGTACAGCTGAGAGAAGCcctgataaaaatatttcctgattATGAGCAAAGACAGAAGATTGATAAAATATTAGTTGATCATCCGTTCATGAGGGATCTTAATGCACTGTCTGCCATGGTGCTTGACTGA